A genomic region of Dermacentor andersoni chromosome 9, qqDerAnde1_hic_scaffold, whole genome shotgun sequence contains the following coding sequences:
- the LOC126527640 gene encoding uncharacterized protein, whose amino-acid sequence MPERGCRALHRVCDSVSGVNWRPTRFVDELTLNLYACCVCQVIPSTTVLLPCSHALCEQCRAGSVDKDGGSVCPLDGEPFREDECQKLQLPERKKQKLKAHCWNEAHGCDFVGPLAALLGHFEAECAFHTSPCQRCGENVPNAKLAAHYMGGCSTNNLSSATLVESSTRGEAAASSSATGDVTTTAQGIEGKTGNRYEDEIPALQSHVNELTEAATTQGAQLRALNATLALQTLNASVVAAAAKFTDAIGEASQLHQRTLASREEESSRAHDAGAIASASYSGARPPRRKEATAILQNLEFLAAQSLWCLERLLKVHKNPQYLPEARSSVLSQSREKQASSRENTCTLRSANTNEIVYLVVISGFYELLHYYYDRTVACRLCHGNAWCTVTYGIFSVAEGGQKWGLRLDWENSCAESSYLPHVVNVSETSVPSVPYCLKREEAECDARTQVFYYHYSVKKVLDGKLRFQIVIHDCE is encoded by the exons ATGCCCGAACGCGGTTGTCGGGCTCTCCACCGAGTGTGCGACTCGGTGAGCGGCGTGAATTGGCGCCCGACGCGCTTCGTTGACGAGTTGACGTTGAATCTTTACGCCTGCTGCGTCTGCCAAGTGATTCCGAGCACGACGGTCCTGCTGCCCTGTTCACACGCTCTCTGCGAGCAGTGCCGGGCAGGCTCTGTCGACAAAGATGGCGGAAGCGTCTGCCCCCTGGATGGAGAACCCTTCCGCGAAGACGAGTGCCAGAAGTTGCAGCTTCCGGAGAGGAAGAAGCAGAAGTTAAAG GCCCACTGCTGGAACGAAGCCCACGGCTGCGATTTCGTCGGCCCCCTGGCGGCGCTCCTGGGACACTTCGAGGCAGAGTGTGCCTTCCACACTTCTCCGTGTCAACGTTGCGGCGAGAACGTTCCCAACGCTAAGCTGGCCGCCCACTACATGGGCGGGTGTAGTACTAACAACTTATCATCTGCGACGCTCGTTGAGTCCTCGACACGAGGTGAAGCCGCCGCCTCCTCCTCCGCTACCGGTGACGTCACTACGACTGCGCAAGGGATCGAGGGCAAAACAGGGAACCGCTACGAAGACGAAATCCCGGCGCTACAGAGCCACGTGAACGAACTCACGGAGGCTGCAACAACCCAAGGCGCCCAGCTGCGAGCGTTAAACGCGACACTAGCGCTCCAGACTCTGAACGCCAGCGTGGTTGCGGCCGCCGCAAAATTCACGGACGCTATCGGCGAGGCCTCGCAGCTGCATCAACGCACACTCGCTTCGAGAGAGGAGGAAAGCTCTCGGGCACATGATGCTGGGGCGATTGCAAGCGCAAGCTATTCGGGCGCAAGGCCGCCAAGGCGGAAGGAGGCGACGGCCATCCTTCAAAATTTAGAATTCCTCGCTGCCCAGTCTCTGTGGTGCCTCGAACGCCTACTCAAGGTACACAAAAACCCACAGTACCTACCGGAAGCTCGGTCGTCTGTGCTGTCGCAAAGCAGAGAGAAGCAGGCGTCTTCCCGGGAGAACACCTGCACGCTTCGTTCCGCGAACACTAACGAAATCGTTTATCTCGTGGTTATATCGGGCTTCTACGAACTGCTACACTACTACTACGACCGTACCGTAGCGTGTCGGTTGTGTCACGGAAACGCGTGGTGCACAGTGACTTACGGTATATTTAGTGTAGCCGAGGGTGGACAAAAATGGGGGCTGAGATTAGACTGGGAGAAtagctgtgcagagagcagctaCTTGCCGCACGTCGTTAACGTATCGGAAACCAGCGTGCCGTCTGTTCCTTACTGTTTGAAACGAGAAGAAGCCGAATGCGACGCGCGGACGCAAGTGTTCTATTACCATTACTCCGTGAAAAAAGTACTTGACGGGAAGCTGAGATTTCAAATCGTCATACACGACTGCGAGTGA